A stretch of DNA from SAR202 cluster bacterium:
AACAGCTGGAGCAAAAGATAAAATAATACAGTCAGAAGTTATTTCTAAAGAAATCATTCCTGAAATAATAAATATAAATAAATAATCGAGGAGAAAATTGGAAGTAAAGATAAATAAAGATAGATTAGTTCAGACATTTATTGATTTGGTTAAAATCGACAGCCCTTCAGGAGAAGAAAAACAAGTAGGAGAATATTTAGAAAAACGATTACTAGCTATGGGTTTTGTAGTCCAATTTGACTCATATGGTAATTTAATCGCTTCAGAACCTGGGAAAAACCATATGCTTTTATCGTGCCATATGGATACTGTTGAGCCAGGTAGGGGGATTAAACCAACTATTGAGGGTAACAAAATTACCTCTGATGGAACAACAATACTCGGAGGGGATGCTAAAGCAGGAGTAGCAGCAATTCTTGAAGGACTTCAAACAGCATATGATAATGGTATTGATAGAATAGATTTACAGCCAGTATTTACTAGAGAAGAAGAAATTGGTCTTGTTGGAGCACAAAATATAGATTTTGACCTCATTATCGGAACACACGGGGTAGTATTTGATGGAAATGGTTCAGTAAGTCGTGTTTTTACAGCAAGCCCAACATACATTGGATTTAATATTTCTGTAAAAGGTAGAGCAGCACATGCAGGAGTTGAACCTGAAAAAGGTTTATCTGCTATAAGAATTGCTTCTGAACTCATTGCAAGTTTAGAACAAGGAAGATTAGATGAAGAAACGACCTTTAATATAGGTAAAATTGAAGGAGGAACAGTAAGAAACGCAGTTCCTGAAAACACAATAATTGAAGGTGAATTCAGAAGTCATAACATTGAAACAATTGAACTTCTCCAATCAAGTGTAAAAGCAAAAATTAGTGAATTTCGTGAAAAATATCCTGACGCAGAAATTACAGATTCCTTTAGGGAAAACTTTGCTGCATATAAATTAACTCCAGATGACTCAATGGTTCAACTTGCATGTTCAACAATGATTGATATGGGGGTTAACCCTACATTAGAGACTACTGGAGGTGGTACAGACGCCAATGTATTTAACAAACATGGAATCCCGTGTGTGGTAGTTGGTATGGGTACAAATGACATGCATACAGTCAGGGAGTATGTGAAAATTGATGAATTAGAGGAAGTAGCTCAATTTTGTCTTAACTTAATATCAAAAAAATAAAAGGTAAAAATATGGGGACAATAAAAGAAATCAGAGTAGATATTCCTAATCAAAATCATTTAACCCAAGTAATAGTAACTGTAGAAACTATAGAAGGTGAAACTGGCTATGGTGAAGCTTGGTGGGGTATACCTAATACAAGTTACCCTGGCTCTACATCTTTCCCCATTGCAAGTGTTATAGAAAATCTAATTACACCACATTTGATCGGGAAGGATAGCAGAACAATTGAAAAACACTGGTTTGATATCTGGGAATATGGTTATAGATATGCTGATCAAGGAATATTCTCAATGGGATTGTCAGGTGTAGATATCGCGCTTTGGGATTTATTAGGTAAAGAATTAAGAGTACCTGTTGCCCAATTACTTGGAGGAGTAATGCACGATGGATTGCCTGCTT
This window harbors:
- a CDS encoding M20/M25/M40 family metallo-hydrolase, translating into MEVKINKDRLVQTFIDLVKIDSPSGEEKQVGEYLEKRLLAMGFVVQFDSYGNLIASEPGKNHMLLSCHMDTVEPGRGIKPTIEGNKITSDGTTILGGDAKAGVAAILEGLQTAYDNGIDRIDLQPVFTREEEIGLVGAQNIDFDLIIGTHGVVFDGNGSVSRVFTASPTYIGFNISVKGRAAHAGVEPEKGLSAIRIASELIASLEQGRLDEETTFNIGKIEGGTVRNAVPENTIIEGEFRSHNIETIELLQSSVKAKISEFREKYPDAEITDSFRENFAAYKLTPDDSMVQLACSTMIDMGVNPTLETTGGGTDANVFNKHGIPCVVVGMGTNDMHTVREYVKIDELEEVAQFCLNLISKK